The window GGGCGGTGGTCCGAACCGTATCGGCCAGGGCATCGAGTTCGACTACTGCTGCGTGCATGCGGCGCTGGCCATGCGTGACGATGGCTACGAAACCATCATGGTCAACTGCAACCCGGAAACCGTCTCGACCGACTACGACACCTCCGACCGCCTGTACTTCGAACCGGTGACGCTGGAAGACGTGCTGGAAATCGTCGACAAGGAAAAGCCGGTCGGCGTGATCGTCCAGTACGGCGGCCAGACCCCGCTGAAGCTGGCGCTGGACCTGGAAGCCAATGGCGTGCCCATCGTCGGCACGTCGCCCGACATGATCGACGCCGCCGAAGACCGCGAGCGTTTCCAGAAGCTGCTGCAGGACCTGGGCCTGCGCCAGCCGCCCAACCGTACCGCCCGTACCGAAGCCGACGCGCTGCAACTGGCGCAGGAAATCGGTTATCCGCTGGTGGTGCGCCCGTCCTATGTGCTGGGTGGCCGCGCCATGGAAATCGTCCACGAGCAGCGTGACCTGGAGCGTTACATGCGCGAAGCCGTCAAGGTCTCGCATGATTCGCCGGTGTTGCTGGACCGCTTCCTGAACGATGCCATCGAAGTGGACGTGGATTGCCTCTCCGACGGAGAGCGCACCTTCATCGGCGGCGTGATGGAACACATCGAACAAGCCGGCGTGCACTCGGGCGACTCGGCCTGCTCGCTGCCGCCGTATTCGCTGTCCAAGGACACCATCGAAGAACTGAAGCGCCAGACCGCACTGATGGCCAAGGGCCTGAACGTGGTCGGCCTGATGAACGTGCAGTTCGCCATCCAGCAAAGCGAAGTCGATGGCAAGACTGTCGATACCGTCTTCGTGCTGGAAGTGAACCCGCGCGCCTCGCGTACCGTGCCCTTCGTCTCCAAGGCCACCGGCCTGCAACTGGCCAAGATCGCAGCGCGCTGCATGGTCGGCCAGTCGCTGGACAGCCAGGGCATCAAGAACGAAGTGGTGCCGCCTTACTACAGCGTCAAGGAAGCCGTATTCCCGTTCGTGAAGTTCCCGGGTGTGGATACCATCCTCGGCCCCGAGATGAAGTCCACCGGCGAAGTCATGGGGGTGGGCAAGACCTTCGGCGAAGCCTTCGTGAAGTCGCAGATGGGCGCCGGCGTGAAGCTGCCGAAGTCGGGCAAGGTCTTCCTGTCGGTGAAGAACAGCGACAAGCCGCGTGCCGTGCAAGTGGCGCGCGACCTGGTGGCGCTGGGCTTCTCGATCGTCGCGACCAAAGGTACGGCTGCCGCCATCAGCGCTGCCGGCATCCCGGTGGCCACCGTCAACAAGGTGGTGGAAGGCCGTCCGCACATCGTGGACATGGTCAAGAACAACGAGATCGCCCTGGTGGTCAACACCGTGGAAGAAAAGCGCAACGCCATTGCCGACTCCGGAGCCATCCGTACCTCGGCCCTGGCCGCCCGCGTGACCACCTTCACCACCATCGCCGGTGCTGAAGCGGCAGTGGAAGGTATGCGCCATCTGGAGTCCTTGGACGTCTACGATTTACAAGGCCTGCATAAAGCTATACACTAAACCCACAACACGTTACTTTGTCGGCTGTATCTGACGCCGGCAAGCGCAGAGGGCATCTGAGCAATCGATGCCCTCTCTGACTTTTGGACGACACCCTGCGGCCACAACATGTTCAATGTTGCAGGGCAGATCCGTCCGGGGACGCTAAGGACATGACGCCACCGTGCCGCCGTTACAACGGCACCCGCTTGGCGTCATGTCCTTAGCGGCTCTGAGTCAGGAGCGCGTGTTGTTGAAGAGCTGACGGAATCCTGCAGCAACGGTCCGCCTACCAGCCAGAATGTTCCCGCAAAGACGATGCTTGTCCGCCAGGTTGGCGGCGACGCTGTCCTTTTGCGTGTTCGCTGGCCTGCGGACCTTGGATGCGTCCTCCGTGTAACCCTAACCTTGAGCAAGAGACTTATGAGCACAGTTCCCCTTACCAAGCGTGGCGCCGAACTTCTGAAGGAAGAATTGCACCGTTTGAAAACCAAAGACCGTCCGGAAGTCATCAATGCGATCGCCGAAGCGCGCGCGCAGGGCGATTTGTCGGAAAACGCCGAATATGAGTCGGCCAAGGAGCGCCAGGCCTTCATCGAAGGCCGCATCGCTGACCTGGAAGGCAAGCTGGGCGCGGCCCAGATCGTCGATCCGGCCGAACTGAACGCCGAAGGCCGCGTGGTCTTCGCCTCCACCGTGGACCTGGAAAACCTGGACAGCGGCGAGAAGGTGACCTACCAGATCGTCGGCCTGGACGAAGCCGACATCAAGGAATCCAAGGTCTCCGTGACCTCGCCCATCGCCCGCGCCCTGATCGGCAAGAGCGCTGGCGACGTGGTGGCGGTGGAAGCCCCGTCGGGTCTGAAGGAATACGAGATCCTGGAAGTGCGCTACGTCTGACGTAGCATCGGCGGCCTGCCTGCCCTCAAGGCGGGGCAGGCTGCCGCAGCGATCCCTCCGGCAAGGAGGTGATCAGGCTGCAAACTCCGACGAGCCGGAAATGAAAATGCCCGCATCAGCGGGCATTCTGTTTTTTGGGCCGCAGCACGCTGCCGCCCGTTGGGCGAACCTCAATCAGCCGAGCGACTTCTTGGTGCTGCGCTGGCGCGGCTTGGCCTTCTTGACCAGGCCACCGGCGGTGATGCGCTCGTTGCCCTTGAGCATGACCTTGCTCACCGAGGGACGCTTGGTGGCATGCGACTTGACGATGGTCACTTCGCGCAGGCCGCCCTTGGCGCCGGCAGCGGCTTTCTTGCCCTCGTCCTTCTGCGGGCGATACAGCACCAGCAGCTTGCCGATGTGTTGCACCGGAGCAGCCTTGAGCTCGGCGCAGATGGTTTCGTAGATCGCGATGCGGGCTTCGCGGTCGTCGCCGAAGACGCGTACCTTGATCAGGCCGTGGGCGTTCAGGCTCTTGTCGATTTCCTTCATCACGGATTCGGACAGGCCGCTTTCGCCAACCATCACGACGGGGTTCAAGCCATGGGCCTGGGCGCGCAGTTCGCTGCGCTCGGCGGGAGTCAATGTCAACATGGGAGTGCAGGGTCGGGACGGTGTCTCGGCGGCGCCAAGTTGTCCCTCAATGAGATAAAACCAGTATTCTACGCGAATGGCAAAGAACAAACTGAACAAAAACTGGTTACACGACCATATCAACGACCCTTATGTGAAGCTTGCGCAGAAGGAGGGCTATCGTGCGCGCGCCGCCTACAAACTCAAGGAAATCGACGAGGAAGAACGCCTCATCAAGCCCGGCCAGGTGATCGTCGATCTCGGCTGCACCCCCGGCAGCTGGTGCCAGTACGTGCGCAACAAGCTGGCCGGCGCCGAGGGCGGAGGCATCCACGGCACCATCATCGGCCTGGACATCCTGCCAATGGACCCGATTGCCGACGTCCACTATATTCAAGGCGACTTCCGCGAGGACGAGCCGGTGCGCCAGCTGGAAGCCGTGCTGGACGGGCGCAAGGCCGACCTGGTGCTGTCCGACATGGCGCCCAACCTGTCTGGCGTGGCCATTGCCGACGCCGCCCGGGTGGAGTACCTGATCGACCTGGCCATCGATTTTGCCCAGCTGCACATGAAACCTGGCGGCTCCTTGCTGGTCAAGTGTTTCAACGGGACTGGCTACAACGAGCTGGTGCATAAATTCCGGGCCGAATTCAAGACCGTGATGTCAAAAAAGCCCAAGGCCAGTCGCGATAAGTCGTCGGAAATCTTTCTACTAGGGAAAATCCTGAAAAATCCTCGCAGCTAAATCGGTTAAAGTTGATGCGAAACAGCGTCAGAAGCTCGGTTTGAGCGCAAAATCTGCCAGATTTCTCTTCAGATGCTGCGTTTTCCCGACTTGTTTTGCCTGATTTCAGCCTCATATCGATTTTCAGGAATCGTCTGATTGCCTCTACCGGCTGTCCAGGACTGCTGATGGCGAAATGACAAGCCTGCCTCCAGAGGTGGCTCGCGCGATGTTGCGTTGCGTGAGCGCACGCCGGGAGCAGGGCGGACGGCGGTTTTCTGTGTAAGGGTGTTTGAATCCGGGTAAAATCGGAGCATACAAAGGCAACGTGGCGCCCAGGCGTCGGAGGAGTTCCAGTGAACAATATGTTTTCCAAGGCTGCCATCTGGGTAGTCATCGCGCTCGTGCTGTTTATGGTGTTCAAGCAGTTCGACAGCCGCAGCATGGCGACCAACGCCAAGGCGATCGCGTATTCCGACTTCATCTCCGAGGTCAAGGCAGGCCATATCAAGGATGCGACCATCGAGGATCGCACCATCGTGGCCACCACCCAGGATGGCACCAAGGTCAAGACCGCAGCGACCTATCTGGACCGCGGCCTGGTCGGCGACCTGCTCAACAATGGCGTCAAGTTCGACGTCAAGCAGCCGGAAGAGCAGTCCTTCCTCTCGCAAGTCTTCATTTCGTGGTTCCCGATGCTGTTGTTGATCGGCGTCTGGATCTTCTTCATGCGCCAGATGCAGGGTGGCGGCAAGGGCGGGGCGTTCTCCTTTGGCAAGTCCAAGGCGCGCATGCTCGATGAAAACAGCAATTCCGTCACCTTCGCTGACGTCGCCGGCTGCGACGAAGCCAAGGAAGAAGTGCAGGAGCTGGTCGAGTTCCTGCGCGACCCCACCAAGTTCCAGAAGCTGGGCGGCCGCATTCCCCACGGCGTGCTGATGGTCGGCCCCCCGGGTACCGGTAAGACCCTGCTGGCGCGCGCCATCGCTGGCGAAGCCAAGGTGCCGTTCTTCACCATTTCCGGTTCGGACTTCGTGGAAATGTTCGTCGGCGTGGGCGCTTCCCGTGTCCGCGATATGTTCGAGAACGCCAAGAAGCACGCTCCCTGCATCATCTTCATCGACGAAATCGACGCCGTCGGCCGCCATCGTGGCGCCGGCATGGGCGGCGGCAATGACGAACGCGAACAGACCCTGAACCAGATGCTGGTGGAGATGGACGGCTTCGAAGCCAACTCCGGCGTCATCGTGATCGCCGCCACCAACCGCGCCGACGTGCTGGACAAGGCGCTGCTGCGTCCGGGTCGCTTCGACCGCCAGGTGATGGTCGGCCTGCCCGACATCCGTGGCCGCGAACAGATCCTGTACGTCCACATGCGCAAGGTGCCCATCGCGCCTGACGTCAAGGCCGACATCCTGGCCCGTGGCACCCCGGGCTTCTCCGGCGCCGACCTGGCCAACCTGGTCAACGAAGCCGCCCTGTTCGCCGCCCGCCGCAACAAGCGCCTGGTCGAGATGCAGGACTTCGAGGACGCCAAGGACAAGATCGTCATGGGTCCGGAACGCAAGTCGGCCGTGATGCGCGAGGAAGAACGCCGCAACACCGCCTACCACGAGTCCGGCCACGCTGTCGTCGCCAAGCTGCTGCCCAAGGCCGACCCGGTCCACAAGGTCACCATCATGCCGCGTGGCTACGCCCTGGGCCTGACCTGGCAACTGCCGGAACATGACCGCGTGAACATGTACAAGGACAAGATGCTGGAAGAGATCTCTATCCTCTTCGGTGGCCGTATCGCTGAAGAAATCTTCATGCACCAGATGTCCACCGGCGCTTCCAACGACTTCGAGCGCGCCACCAAGCTGGCCCGCGCCATGGTCACCCGCTACGGTATGTCGGTTACCCTCGGCACCATGGTGTATGAAGATTCGGAGCAGGACGCCTACTTTGGCCGCATGTCCTCCAAGACCGTCTCCGAAGCCACGCAGCAAAAGGTGGACGCTGAAATCCGCAGCATCCTGGACGAGCAATACGCCCTGGCCCGTCGCCTGCTGGAAGAGCATCGCGACAAGGTCGACGTGATGGCCAAGGCCCTGCTGGAATGGGAAACCCTGGACGCCGACCAGGTCAACGACATCATGAACGGCGACGAACCGCGTCCGCCGCGCAATGGCGTGCCGGCCAAGAAGTCGCCTTCGGACAACAACCGTTCCGGCGATGTCTCGCCCAACGCCACGGCCCCGGCCTGATGACGATGGCAGACGTACTGTAGCAAGGAAGGTGAGGAGCGATCCTCACCTTTTTTCTTTTTTGGCTCTGATCAAAAAGACAAGATGAGGCGGTGTATCATGCATCGCCTGGCGTCCTGCCAAGGACGCGCAGCAAAAGTTTTCCGCACCACCACACAAGCAAGATGACGCAAGCATTCCTCAAATGCGGCAGGTTCCGCCTGTCGGTACAGCAAGGCCGTCGCCCCCTGGTGATGGGCATCCTCAATGTCACGCCGGACTCCTTTTCGGATGGCGGCCGTCACCAACGCCTGGACATGGCCCTGACCCATGCCGAGCAGATGATCGCCGATGGCGTGGACATCATCGATATCGGCGGCGAATCGACCCGCCCCGGCATCGCTCCGCTGTCGCTGGAAGAGGAGCTGGAACGCGTGCTACCGGTGATCTACGCCCTGCGCGACTGTGGCAAACCGCTCTCGCTGGATACCTACAAGCCCGCCGTCATGCGGGAAGCGCTGCTGGCCGAGGTGGACATGATCAATGACATCAACGGTTTTCGCGCAGAAGGCGCCATCGAGGCGGTCAGGGACAGCGAAGCCGGGCTCTGCGTGATGCACATGCAGGGCCAGCCGCAGACCATGCAGCAGGCGCCGCAGTACCATGACGTGGTCGGTGAGGTCGAGGCTTTCCTGCAACGACAGGTGGACCTGATGCGCCAGGCCGGTATTGCCCGCGAGCGTATTTGTATTGATCCCGGTTTTGGCTTTGGCAAGACTGTGGAGCATAATCTCGCCTTGCTGAAGAATACCCGTCGCCTGATCCGGCAACTGGGTTTGCCGTTGTTGGCGGGAATGTCGCGCAAATCGATGATCGGCGCGGTGACCGGCAAGCCGCTGGAGCGGCGCATGGCCGGCAGCATCGGCGCGGCGCTGGTGGCCGCCCAGCAGGGCGCGATGATCATCCGGGTGCATGACGTGGCCGAGACGGTCGATGCCCTCACCATGTGGCAGGCCGGACGGGAAGACGCCTGAGCGAGCCAGCAGGCAAGAGCATTTAGGGATGATGCGGTCGCAGGGGCCGCTTCATGGGAGAAGGACCGTGGGGGACACAGGTCCGCCAGACAAAAGGAAAAAGGAAAAGGACAGACATGGCAGCAAAGTATTTCGGCACCGATGGCGTGCGTGGCCGCGTGGGTGTGGCGCCCATCACTCCGGATTTCGTCATGCGCCTGGGCTATGCCGCGGGCAAGGTGCTGGCCAAGGCCAAGGATGGCATGACCCGCCCCACGGTCCTGATCGGCAAGGACACCCGTATCTCCGGCTACATGCTGGAAGCCGCGCTGGAAGCCGGTTTTGCCGCTGCCGGCGTGGACGTCTGGCTGGCCGGTCCGCTGCCTACGCCGGCCGTGGCCTATCTGACGCGCGCGCTGCGCCTCTCGGCGGGCGTGGTGATTTCGGCGTCGCACAATCCCTACCACGACAATGGCATCAAGTTCTTCTCGGCCAGCGGCAACAAGCTGCCGGACTCGGTCGAGGCCGATATCGAGGCCGCGCTTGAACAGCCCATGGATTGCGTGCCCTCCGAGAAGCTGGGCAAGGCCCGCCGCCTGTCGGACGCGCCCGGCCGCTACATCGAATTCTGCAAGAGCACCTTCCCCAACGCCATGAACCTGCGTGGCATGCGCCTGGTGGTCGATTGCGCCCATGGCGCCGCCTACAACATCGCCCCGCACGTGTTCCACGAGCTGGGCGCCGAGGTCATCACCATCGGCAACCAGCCGGATGGCCTGAACATCAATGAAGACTGTGGCGCCACAGCACCCAAGACCTTGGTGGCCTCGGTGCGTGAATACCGCGCTGACCTGGGCATTGCCCTCGATGGTGATGCCGACCGGCTCATCATGGTCGATGGCGAAGGCCGTATCTACAACGGCGACGAGCTGCTGTACCTGATGGTCAAGGATCGCCTGGCCACAGGCCCGGTGCATGGCGCAGTCGGCACACTGATGACCAACATGGCGCTGGAAGTGGCCTTCAAGAAGATGGGTGTGCCCTTCGAGCGCGCCAAGGTGGGCGACCGCTATGTGCTGGAAGTCCTGCAGGAAAAGGGCTGGGTGCTGGGCGGCGAAGGCTCCGGCCACCTGCTCGCGCTGGACAAGCACACCACCGGCGACGGCATCGTCTCGGCCTTGCAGGTGCTGTCGGCCTTGAAGCGCAGCGGCAAGACCTTGGCCGAGCTGACGTCCGATATTTCCATGTATCCTCAGTCGCTGGTCAATGTGAAGATTCCCGCTGGCTACGACTGGAAATCCAATACCGCGCTGCAAGCCGAGAAGGCTGCCGTGGAAGAGGAACTGGGCGAACGCGGCCGCGTATTGTTGCGCCCCTCCGGCACCGAGCCGCTGATCCGCGTGATGGTGGAAGCACAGCAGGCCGACCTGGCGCGCAGCATGGCGCAGCGCATTGCGGCCAAGGTGCTTTGAGCCCGGTCTTGTTCAGTATTCAGTGTTGCGGATAGAAGGACGATGTCAAAAGAGTTACCCCACATCCTGATGGTCGAGGACGAACCCAGCATCGCGGAGCTGTTGCGCTTCACGATGCAGGGGGCGGGCTTCGCCACCACCATCGCCACCGACGTGGCCCAGGCGAGGAAGCATATCGCCGAGTCGCTGCCCCATGTGGTGTTGCTGGACTGGATGTTGCCCGACAGTTCCGGCCTGGTCTTGTTGAACGAATTACGGCGCGACCAGCGTACCGCCAGCCTGCCGGTGATCATGCTGACCGCCAAGGGCATGGAAGAGGACAAGGTCAAGGGCTTGAACGAAGGCGCGGATGACTATGTGACCAAGCCGTTCTCGCCCAAGGAACTGGTGGCACGGGTGCAGGCGCTGTTGCGTCGCAAGGCGCCGGAGATCGGCAGCCAGGCGCTGAAGTATCGCGACATCAGCATCGACGTCGAGCGGCGCCAGGTCTCGGTGGCCGACAAGCCGGTGTTGCTGGACCAGGCCGAGTTCAAGCTGTTGCGCTACCTGGTGGCGCATCCGGAGCGGATCTTCTCGCGCGCCCAACTGCTGGACAAGGTCTGGGGCGACCATACCTTCATCGAAGAGCGCACCGTGGATGTCCATATCATGCGCCTGCGCAAGTCGCTGGGCGACCTGGCCCACTATGTGCAGACGGTGCGCGGCATGGGCTACAAGCTCAGCGCCGAACAGTAAGGGAATAAGCGAGTAAGAGAGTAAGCGCACCCGCGCACACCACCGTCACCAAGGCGATCCAGCGGATCGCCTTTTTTTACGCTCATGCCACCAGGATGTTCAATCCAGCGGCACGCTGCGATAGCGGTTCACTTCCGCAGCCGATACCAGGCCGCCTTGGTTGCCCCAGCTGTTGCGCACGTAGGAGACCACTGCGGCCACCTCCTGGTCACTCAATTGCGGACCGAAGGGCGGCATGCCAAAGGGGTAGGGGTTGCCCGCCGTGGAGGGCGGGAAGCCGCCATTGAGCACGGCCCGGACGGCGTTGGCCGGGTGCGGGCCGGCAATGGCCCGGTTGCCTGCCAGCGGCGGGTAGTCGGGCGCGCTGCCCTGGCCCTTGCCGCCATGGCAGTCCACGCATAGGGTGCCATAGAGCTGCTTGCCTTGCTTCATGATGCGCTCGGCCTCGGCGGGTTCTACCGACGCAGGGCGCGCCGCGTCGTCCGCAGCGCTGGCCGGCAGGGATTTCAGATAAACCGCCATGGCGCTGACATCCGCATCGTTCAGGTACTGGAGGCTGCGACCGACGATTTCCGACATCGGGCCCAGCGTCACTGCATGGGGAGACACACCCGTCTTGAGCAGGGCGGCGATATCCGCAGTACTCCAGTCTTGCAGGCCGTCCGCTCCTCCGTGCAAGGGCGGCGCATACCATTGCAGCGCCGGGATCACGCCCCCCGCCAGCGCCAGCGGCTCAATGCTTGCGCCCAGCCGGTTGCGTGCGCTATGGCAAGCGCTGCAATGGCCCGCGCCTTGCACCAGATAGGCGCCGCGATTCCATTGGGCATCCTGGCGGGGATCGGGCTGGTAGCTTTGCGGCGTGAAGTAGAGTGCGCGCCATAGTCCCAGCAGCATGCGCTGGTCGTAGGGAAAACGCAGCGTATGGGCTTGGTTGGCGCGTGCCACGGGCGGCAGGCTTTGCAGGTAGGCGAACAGCGCATCGCTGTCTGCGCGGCTCAAGCGGGTATAGCTGGTATAGGGGAAGGCCGGGTACAGGAACTGTCCCTCCTTGCCGCGTCCGTGATGCAGGGCGCGCCAGAAGTCGTCGGCGCTCCATTGGCCGATCCCGGTAGTTTTGTCGGGAGTGATGTTGCTGGTGTAGAGGGTGCCGAAGGGCGAGGCAATGGCGCGGCCGCCAGCGTAGGGTGCGCCGCCGCGTGCGGTATGGCAGGCCATGCAGTTGCCGGCGCGCGCCAGGTATTGCCCTTGCGCCAATTGGCGCGTGGGGTCGGGGGCGGGAGTGGCTGCGCCGCGCTCTTCCGGGCCTAGCCATTGCCAGCCGATGACGGCGGCGGGCAGGGCGATCAGCAGTGCGGCAAGGACGCCCAGGCTCTTGAAGAAGTGTGTGCGTTTCATCGCTGCACTCCCGACTGCGGCTGGCTGCCACATTGCTGCGGCAGTGGCGAGGGCAACGCGGGTGCTGGTGCGTAGTCCGCCGGCACGGCCTGGGCGCTGAGCCAGCTGCTGGCCGCATTGATTTCTTCGGGGCTGAGCGCACGCGCGACGGCGGCCATGCAGTCAGGCGTCTTTGCCGTGCGGTCGCCGTTGCGCCAAGCGCCCAACTGGGCATTGATGTAGTCGCGCGGCAGGCCCAGCAATCCGGGGATGCCAGGTTGGACGCCACCCAGGCTGGGCGCATGGCAGGCGGCGCAGGCCGGCAGGCGTCGTTGCGGATCGCCTTCCGTGACCAGGCGGCGACCGCGCTCCAGCACGGTGGCGCTGGCCTCATTCGACGCCGGCGGCGGATAGGGGGGATGCTGGTCAGCGAAGAAGCGCGCAATCTGCTGCAGATAATCGTCCGACAGGTTGGCCAGCAGGTAATTCATCATCGGATAGCGCCGCTGGCCATCGCGGAAGCTCTGCAATTGATTCAGGAGGTAGGCCTCAGGCTTGCCCGCGATGCGGGGATAGTAGCCATCTGCGGTGGCGCGCCCTTGCTTGCCATGACAGGCGGTACAGGCCGCCATGCGTTCGGCCATGCCCGCAATGGCAGCCGGAGCAGCCGGCGCGGCCTCCGGGGCCGCTGCCGCCGCCAGGCTGCATGCCATCCCCACCCCTATTGCCAGGACGATGGCTGCCGTCCCCTTCACTTTGTTATTGAGCAAGCGCATGGATCTATTGTAGTCCAAGCCTTGCCCCTGCTTGCAGCTTTGCAAGCCTGGACGCAGCAGCTACAATAGCGGCCTTGCTGCCCCCGTAGCTCAGTGGATAGAGCGATCCCCTCCTAAAGACAATTGGGCAGCGGCTGCCGAAAGGCGCCGCGTGAATGGAGTCAAATTCGGTGAACCCTGACAGCGCCTGGTCCCTGTGACTGCGCGGCTGCTGGCAATACCGAGCCAAGCCGGTCTCCGAGATGGATGGAAACCGGAAGGTGTAGAGACTAGACGGCTCCGGCCTGCAGGCATGTGCGGTATCAGGCACAGGCCCATGGCCAAGGTATAGTCCAGACCACAAACGTTCTCCGGTGGCGAAAGCCATAGTGGTATGAAGGGATAGGTCACACGTTCGATCCGTGTCGGGGGCGCCAGCATAAAAAAAGCGCAGAGGGCAACCTCTGCGCTTTTTCGTTTACGGCGTCTCCTTCAGCCTCTTCCTCTGCATCAGGAAGAGGCTTTCGTTCAATGGCCCTGGTTGGTGCTGTCCAGGAAACGCCGGGCGTTTTCATTCGGTGCGCGCGTCCCATTCGTCGCCGGTGCAGTGCCTGGGACATTCGGTTCCGGCTGTGTGCTACCCGGCGTAGCCGGAGCCTGGCTCGGCGTCCAGCCGAAGAAGTTCGAGATCGCATCCACCACCGTCACGCCCACAT is drawn from Herbaspirillum seropedicae and contains these coding sequences:
- the greA gene encoding transcription elongation factor GreA; amino-acid sequence: MSTVPLTKRGAELLKEELHRLKTKDRPEVINAIAEARAQGDLSENAEYESAKERQAFIEGRIADLEGKLGAAQIVDPAELNAEGRVVFASTVDLENLDSGEKVTYQIVGLDEADIKESKVSVTSPIARALIGKSAGDVVAVEAPSGLKEYEILEVRYV
- the folP gene encoding dihydropteroate synthase, which encodes MTQAFLKCGRFRLSVQQGRRPLVMGILNVTPDSFSDGGRHQRLDMALTHAEQMIADGVDIIDIGGESTRPGIAPLSLEEELERVLPVIYALRDCGKPLSLDTYKPAVMREALLAEVDMINDINGFRAEGAIEAVRDSEAGLCVMHMQGQPQTMQQAPQYHDVVGEVEAFLQRQVDLMRQAGIARERICIDPGFGFGKTVEHNLALLKNTRRLIRQLGLPLLAGMSRKSMIGAVTGKPLERRMAGSIGAALVAAQQGAMIIRVHDVAETVDALTMWQAGREDA
- a CDS encoding c-type cytochrome, coding for MKRTHFFKSLGVLAALLIALPAAVIGWQWLGPEERGAATPAPDPTRQLAQGQYLARAGNCMACHTARGGAPYAGGRAIASPFGTLYTSNITPDKTTGIGQWSADDFWRALHHGRGKEGQFLYPAFPYTSYTRLSRADSDALFAYLQSLPPVARANQAHTLRFPYDQRMLLGLWRALYFTPQSYQPDPRQDAQWNRGAYLVQGAGHCSACHSARNRLGASIEPLALAGGVIPALQWYAPPLHGGADGLQDWSTADIAALLKTGVSPHAVTLGPMSEIVGRSLQYLNDADVSAMAVYLKSLPASAADDAARPASVEPAEAERIMKQGKQLYGTLCVDCHGGKGQGSAPDYPPLAGNRAIAGPHPANAVRAVLNGGFPPSTAGNPYPFGMPPFGPQLSDQEVAAVVSYVRNSWGNQGGLVSAAEVNRYRSVPLD
- the glmM gene encoding phosphoglucosamine mutase, translated to MAAKYFGTDGVRGRVGVAPITPDFVMRLGYAAGKVLAKAKDGMTRPTVLIGKDTRISGYMLEAALEAGFAAAGVDVWLAGPLPTPAVAYLTRALRLSAGVVISASHNPYHDNGIKFFSASGNKLPDSVEADIEAALEQPMDCVPSEKLGKARRLSDAPGRYIEFCKSTFPNAMNLRGMRLVVDCAHGAAYNIAPHVFHELGAEVITIGNQPDGLNINEDCGATAPKTLVASVREYRADLGIALDGDADRLIMVDGEGRIYNGDELLYLMVKDRLATGPVHGAVGTLMTNMALEVAFKKMGVPFERAKVGDRYVLEVLQEKGWVLGGEGSGHLLALDKHTTGDGIVSALQVLSALKRSGKTLAELTSDISMYPQSLVNVKIPAGYDWKSNTALQAEKAAVEEELGERGRVLLRPSGTEPLIRVMVEAQQADLARSMAQRIAAKVL
- the yhbY gene encoding ribosome assembly RNA-binding protein YhbY, giving the protein MLTLTPAERSELRAQAHGLNPVVMVGESGLSESVMKEIDKSLNAHGLIKVRVFGDDREARIAIYETICAELKAAPVQHIGKLLVLYRPQKDEGKKAAAGAKGGLREVTIVKSHATKRPSVSKVMLKGNERITAGGLVKKAKPRQRSTKKSLG
- a CDS encoding response regulator — protein: MSKELPHILMVEDEPSIAELLRFTMQGAGFATTIATDVAQARKHIAESLPHVVLLDWMLPDSSGLVLLNELRRDQRTASLPVIMLTAKGMEEDKVKGLNEGADDYVTKPFSPKELVARVQALLRRKAPEIGSQALKYRDISIDVERRQVSVADKPVLLDQAEFKLLRYLVAHPERIFSRAQLLDKVWGDHTFIEERTVDVHIMRLRKSLGDLAHYVQTVRGMGYKLSAEQ
- the ftsH gene encoding ATP-dependent zinc metalloprotease FtsH produces the protein MNNMFSKAAIWVVIALVLFMVFKQFDSRSMATNAKAIAYSDFISEVKAGHIKDATIEDRTIVATTQDGTKVKTAATYLDRGLVGDLLNNGVKFDVKQPEEQSFLSQVFISWFPMLLLIGVWIFFMRQMQGGGKGGAFSFGKSKARMLDENSNSVTFADVAGCDEAKEEVQELVEFLRDPTKFQKLGGRIPHGVLMVGPPGTGKTLLARAIAGEAKVPFFTISGSDFVEMFVGVGASRVRDMFENAKKHAPCIIFIDEIDAVGRHRGAGMGGGNDEREQTLNQMLVEMDGFEANSGVIVIAATNRADVLDKALLRPGRFDRQVMVGLPDIRGREQILYVHMRKVPIAPDVKADILARGTPGFSGADLANLVNEAALFAARRNKRLVEMQDFEDAKDKIVMGPERKSAVMREEERRNTAYHESGHAVVAKLLPKADPVHKVTIMPRGYALGLTWQLPEHDRVNMYKDKMLEEISILFGGRIAEEIFMHQMSTGASNDFERATKLARAMVTRYGMSVTLGTMVYEDSEQDAYFGRMSSKTVSEATQQKVDAEIRSILDEQYALARRLLEEHRDKVDVMAKALLEWETLDADQVNDIMNGDEPRPPRNGVPAKKSPSDNNRSGDVSPNATAPA
- a CDS encoding RlmE family RNA methyltransferase, producing MAKNKLNKNWLHDHINDPYVKLAQKEGYRARAAYKLKEIDEEERLIKPGQVIVDLGCTPGSWCQYVRNKLAGAEGGGIHGTIIGLDILPMDPIADVHYIQGDFREDEPVRQLEAVLDGRKADLVLSDMAPNLSGVAIADAARVEYLIDLAIDFAQLHMKPGGSLLVKCFNGTGYNELVHKFRAEFKTVMSKKPKASRDKSSEIFLLGKILKNPRS
- a CDS encoding c-type cytochrome, which produces MRLLNNKVKGTAAIVLAIGVGMACSLAAAAAPEAAPAAPAAIAGMAERMAACTACHGKQGRATADGYYPRIAGKPEAYLLNQLQSFRDGQRRYPMMNYLLANLSDDYLQQIARFFADQHPPYPPPASNEASATVLERGRRLVTEGDPQRRLPACAACHAPSLGGVQPGIPGLLGLPRDYINAQLGAWRNGDRTAKTPDCMAAVARALSPEEINAASSWLSAQAVPADYAPAPALPSPLPQQCGSQPQSGVQR